The Schaalia dentiphila ATCC 17982 sequence CGATAACCATAGGACAAACGGAGACGGCCAGCCCTATCCCTCACGGTTAAGCCGGGATCCTTTCCCAGCTCGACGGGGTGTTCACAACGCGCATTCACAGCCTCGCCCACACTGTCTAACCTCGCCGCCTCACTCCCCTCCAGGAGCGTGAGGGACAGAATCAGGGACTCTTGCCGTTCGTGATACACGCCATATTTCTGCACCTCACCCGATCCAGGTATGCCGCAGCGCTAAGAGCCGACACGTCGTTAATGCAACGGAGCCAAGACATCGAAACGCTCGTCACCGCACACCCCAATTCACAGGTAGGGCCGCGTCCGAGACACAGGCATCCACCGGCGAGGACGAACAACCTCGGCGAGCTCCGAAGTTTCGCAGACTCGGAAACTCGGAGACAATCGCAGTGCCTCGACGCCAAGAAAAGGTCTCGTCGGCAAGCATTCTTGCCGACGAGACCACCGATGACGCATCACCGCACACGAGCACTCAGAAGGTCACCAACCATACCCAAGCTTGTATGCAATTCCTCCGTGCCCGGCACACATACCCCGATAGTCAGAAGCCCCCGGAGACGAGAAGCTCTCAGACCCATCGTGACAGATTGCCTTGTAGCGATTGCCGGTTGCGACATCCGCCCCTCCCGATCCATTGCCTGCCGAGGCGACCGGGTACAGGCCCCACCATGCGCCCGAGTCGTAGAACCAGTGGCGCTCGCCGCCGATCCACTGAGTACCTGTCACCATGACGCCGGACGCGTTCAGGTAGTACCAGGAGCCTCCCTGGCTGAGCCAGCCGGTGACCATCGCGCCAGACTCATTGAAGTAGTACCAGGAATCACCGATCGCGTTCCAACCACTCACCATGACGCCCGAGCCGTTCAGGTAGAACCAGGTACCGCCCTGGCTGAGCCAGCCGGTCTTCATGACGCCGGAGGAGTTCAGGAAGTACCAGGAGCCTCCCTGGCTGAGCCAACCGGTGACCATCGCGCCGGACTCATTGAAGTAGTACCAGGAACCACCGATCGCACTCCATCCGCGCACCATCGCGCCCGAAGCACCGAAGTAATACCAGGTACCGCCCTGGTTCAGCCAGCCAGTCGCCATCGCACCAGAGGCACCCAGGTAGTACCAAGTGCCATCGACCGTGATCCAGCCAGTACGCATCACTCCGCTCTGCGGGTCCAGGAAGTACCAGGTTCCCGACACGTTGGCCCATCCACGCACCTGAGCACCCGAGGGCGCAAAGTACTCCCACGCTCCCCCAAGGTTGTACCATCCGGTCACCATGTATCCGCTACCGTTGAATCGGTATGTTGCCCCATCAATGTCACGCTTTTCATCACGTGCGTACGACCCATTGTCCAGGTCGTACCACCAGCCCACCGAATCCATCTTCCACGAGGGCTTCGGCGCGGGGGCCGGTTCCGGGGTGGGGGCTGGATCCGGGGTGGGGGCCGGTTCCGGGGTGGGGGCCGGATCCGGGGTGGGGGCTGGATCCGGGGTAGGTTCAGCGGTGGGATCCGCCGTCGGCTCCCCCATCGGGACCTCGGCGGCGACGCCCACAGGCTCACCGCCTTGGCTCGAGACGGCTGGGAAGGCATAAGCGGGAGCCAACGGACCAACAACAAGGGCGGCAGCACCAAGGGCCGCCATCACGCTCCTGTGCAGATTGATGGGTCGCATATCTTATTCCTCTCTGAATAGAAGACGGTGAGCGCGCACATCCCTTCAGCGGGACAGGGACGCTCTGTCGACGAATGCACATTAGTTTCGCAGCATTCCTTTACTGACTATACACAAGGTAATATGACGCACCAAATAAGACGCCATCCGCGTTTCCAGTCGCAGCGAAAAGGCATCAATGCGCACGAAAAAGCCCCGCCGATGAACGAACTCACCGGCAGGGCTTCAGAGTGTTGCGTCAGCGTTTGGCTCGACGCGATGCGACAACCGCACCGGCTCCAGCGACCAGAACCGCGACGGCTCCCACGCCCACCCACACGGAGGATGCACCGGTCGCTGCGAGGGCATCAGCGCGCGCCTGCGTCGGGGTGGAAGCATCCTGGGCTGCGGGGACGGATGCCTGCGTCGGATCAGCACTCAGGGTAATGTCGAGGCGAGCGGTCACCGCGCCCTGATCGTCGGCGGGAGTGCTCGTCTCAGGTGCAGCCGGGGTGGCATCACCGTTCGCGGGGGCGGAAGGCGTGACAGACGGGTTGCCATCACCGTTCGCGGGGGCGGAAGGCGTGACAGACGGGTTGCCATCACCGTTGGCGGGAGCTGAGGGCTCCGAAGCCGGGTCGCCACCACCGTTTGCGGGAGCGGAGGGGGCAGCAGACGAAACGGAAGGAGCGGGCGTCTGACCGGGCTCCTGGCCCACGGAGGGGTTCTCATCGCCGTTCGCGAGCGCGGGTGTCTCATCCGACGGGGCCTGCTGATCCGGCGTCGAATCTACCCCGTCACCCACGGAGAGGTTGTTGCCATCCTGCTCGACAGAGAGGGTCGTGCAACGCGTGAGGGCATCGCGATACTCGGTGGCGGTCAAGTAGCGGCCAGCGTTCTCGCCACCCTGCAGCGTGACGCCACCATCCTTTTCGGGGCGCACGGCGGTCTGGGATGCAATGGACTCCGCGACACGATCAAGCTCAGCGTCGATATCCGCGAGAGAGGTGACGGGCTTCCTTTCCTCAGCCGAGGCCAGATACTCGTCCAGAGCAGCCTGAGCGGCGTTGACAGATGCCTGCGTGTCGATCACGGCCTGCTGACGCTCAGCAGAGGGTGCGGTGTCAGCGGGTGCGGGCATCGAGGTCGCGGGCGCAGCAGATCCAGCGTTTGCGGGGAGGCTCGACACGTCAACGGGGAGGGCGACACCGGGAAGGGAACCCACCTTGTTCTGCCAGGAGTTGGCGCGCTGCGCGTCGCCGCCACCCGCGAGGCCGGAGACGTAGTTGGTGCTGTCGGCGTTGAAAGCGGCTCCGTCGAAGCCGTACGCGGACGCAGTATCGCCAGTCGTGTGGAAGCGCGACACGTTGGGCGAGCCGCCGGTGACGGCGTAGAACTTCTGAGTGCCGTAGATACGCGTAAAGTTACCGTGCTTCGCGATATGCACGCCGACGCCAACAACGTTGTTCTGGGCCAGCATGTTCTTGTCGTGGCCAGAGTAGTTCTTCCACTGATCGAAGAGCGCGTCCGCCGCCTGCATCGGATTCTTGGAGGTGCCATAGGCGCCCCACTTGTCGCCGAAGTTCTCTCGATGGTTGTAGGCGATGTTCTCACCGGCGTAGGTCGTGTCACCGCCGTCGAGCTTGCCCGAGCCGAAGTACTTGTAGTCCGGGTCGTGGTTGAAGTCATCATGGTCCGACATGTGCTTGCTCCACGCGCGAGCGTCGGTGGTCACCGTATCGGAGACAACCAGCTCGGGCAGGCCAGCGTTGGCTCGGTAGGCGTTCATCTTCTGAATGACGAGAGCCTCGATGATGCGCGCCTGGGTGGCGTCGTCGACCTGGGACCAGTCGACCCAGTCGAGGCCACGGCTCGCAGTATCCGCTGCAGACGCAGCCTCACCGGCGGACGTTGCGGGCTCAAGGGCACTCTGCTTCGCAGCCTCGAGTGCAGCCTGCGCATCGGCGAGGGCAGCTCGCAGCTCGGACTCATGGGCGGGGTCCAGGGCGGGAGTCGCAGAGTTACCCGCGGCTGCGGCGGCGTAGCTCGCCAGAAGCGGATTGTATTCAGCGGCGATACGACCTTCCACCCCCGACAGGGCGTTGCAGAACGCGTCGCTGGTCGTCGCGTTTCCCTCAGCGAGAGTGGGGATGACGACGAGGGCAGCTGCGATCGTGGTTGCAGCGAGGACCACGGACATGTGCGTACGAGTGAGCTGGAACGACATTGACTACCGGCCTCACACAATGGAACAAGAACAGGTCAATCTTTCCACGCGGTACAGTACTTTTCAAGGTTTTATCAGTAAGTCGTTACAGATGAATCCACCTATTTTCAATGCTTTCTCAGTTTGACAGGTTTTGAGCATCCCGCATGCCGATACCGAAACGTTATATTTCGGACAAAACAACTGACCAGGCTGCAACCACAAGCACAACCACTGCTCAAGCAATAAAAAAAATCGACACCCGAAACCGGATGTCGAAGTTTTCTGTGGAGCTAGGGGGATTCGAACCCCCGACCTCTTCCATGCCATGGAAGCGCGCTACCAACTGCGCCATAGCCCCGTTATTTAGTTCGTCGCCCTGGCGACCTGATAAATAATAGCGAACCTTTCGAGAATGACGCAAATCCAATCGAGTGCCCCTCGTCACAACGCTCAGTAACCATGATATTCGGCGGTCACGAGGGGCCGGAGAGCCATCACGCCCCCAAAATGTCCTCACGAGAGC is a genomic window containing:
- a CDS encoding N-acetylmuramoyl-L-alanine amidase family protein, coding for MRPINLHRSVMAALGAAALVVGPLAPAYAFPAVSSQGGEPVGVAAEVPMGEPTADPTAEPTPDPAPTPDPAPTPEPAPTPDPAPTPEPAPAPKPSWKMDSVGWWYDLDNGSYARDEKRDIDGATYRFNGSGYMVTGWYNLGGAWEYFAPSGAQVRGWANVSGTWYFLDPQSGVMRTGWITVDGTWYYLGASGAMATGWLNQGGTWYYFGASGAMVRGWSAIGGSWYYFNESGAMVTGWLSQGGSWYFLNSSGVMKTGWLSQGGTWFYLNGSGVMVSGWNAIGDSWYYFNESGAMVTGWLSQGGSWYYLNASGVMVTGTQWIGGERHWFYDSGAWWGLYPVASAGNGSGGADVATGNRYKAICHDGSESFSSPGASDYRGMCAGHGGIAYKLGYGW
- a CDS encoding CAP domain-containing protein produces the protein MSFQLTRTHMSVVLAATTIAAALVVIPTLAEGNATTSDAFCNALSGVEGRIAAEYNPLLASYAAAAAGNSATPALDPAHESELRAALADAQAALEAAKQSALEPATSAGEAASAADTASRGLDWVDWSQVDDATQARIIEALVIQKMNAYRANAGLPELVVSDTVTTDARAWSKHMSDHDDFNHDPDYKYFGSGKLDGGDTTYAGENIAYNHRENFGDKWGAYGTSKNPMQAADALFDQWKNYSGHDKNMLAQNNVVGVGVHIAKHGNFTRIYGTQKFYAVTGGSPNVSRFHTTGDTASAYGFDGAAFNADSTNYVSGLAGGGDAQRANSWQNKVGSLPGVALPVDVSSLPANAGSAAPATSMPAPADTAPSAERQQAVIDTQASVNAAQAALDEYLASAEERKPVTSLADIDAELDRVAESIASQTAVRPEKDGGVTLQGGENAGRYLTATEYRDALTRCTTLSVEQDGNNLSVGDGVDSTPDQQAPSDETPALANGDENPSVGQEPGQTPAPSVSSAAPSAPANGGGDPASEPSAPANGDGNPSVTPSAPANGDGNPSVTPSAPANGDATPAAPETSTPADDQGAVTARLDITLSADPTQASVPAAQDASTPTQARADALAATGASSVWVGVGAVAVLVAGAGAVVASRRAKR